From Asterias rubens chromosome 6, eAstRub1.3, whole genome shotgun sequence, one genomic window encodes:
- the LOC117291160 gene encoding Golgi SNAP receptor complex member 2-like produces MERLYHDTNKLLQEVQNGLSRVEQASPENVHHAESEVQTMIDRIVSNLERLDILVNKEPPTRKQNARLRLDQLKYDCQHLQAALRNIQHRQFMKEQEIKDREELLTRRFVANEDNTSILIDQELRHNTSLHDAHLGIDDLLGAGAATIENLRNQRSVLKGTQRRILDVANMLGLSNTVMRLIEKRSSQDTWILFGGMAVTCIIMYLCYVYLL; encoded by the exons ATGGAGCGGTTGTATCATGATACAAACAA ATTGCTTCAAGAAGTCCAGAATGGTCTGTCAAGAGTGGAACAAGCTTCACCCGAAAATGTCCACC ATGCAGAGAGTGAGGTTCAAACGATGATTGATCGAATCGTTAGTAACCTAGAGAGACTGGACATCCTTGTCAACAAAGAACCcccaacaagaaaacaaaatgctaGATT ACGATTGGACCAATTAAAGTATGACTGCCAGCATCTACAAGCAGCATTAAGAAACATCCAACATCGACAGTTCATGAAGGAACAAGAAATCAAAGACAGAGAAGAGTTACTAACCAGAAGATTTGTTGCAAAT GAAGATAATACATCCATCCTGATTGACCAAGAGTTACGTCATAATACATCCCTTCATGATGCCCATCTTGGGATTGATGACTTATTAGGAGCAGGTGCAGCTACTATTGAGAATCTTCGCAATCAGAGAAGTGTACTCAAA gGTACTCAGCGACGGATTCTAGACGTAGCGAATATGTTGGGATTGAGTAATACTGTAATGAGATTGATAGAAAAAAGATCATCACAAGATACCTGGATCCTTTTTGGAGGAATGGCTGTTACGTGTATAATAATGTATTTATGTTATGTATACCTCTTATAA